The following nucleotide sequence is from Deltaproteobacteria bacterium.
TGATATCATCCGGTTCAAGGTGGTCTCCGATGGGAAGGCTCATCAATTGGGAGTCGAGTCTATTTGCCCACATTTCTTCATGAGATTGTCCACAATATCTATAGGCGGGAAGCTTCGGCAAACTCTCCGGATAATGAATGCCCGTTTGAACACCTTTTTCCTCCAGATATTTCCTCAGCATATTTCTCTTCTGTGTGATTATCACAAACAGGTGATAAACGTGTTTTGCCCACGTTTCCTCTATCGGTAATTTAACGTCTCCTATAGCGCTCAATTCATTCACATAGCGTTTTGCGATTTCACGTCTTGTTTCTATCCACTTATCGAGATGTTTCAATTTCACAGAAAGAATCGCTGCCTGTAAGCCATCGAGTCGTGAGTTTCTCCCCTCAAACTGGTGGGCAAACTTGTCTAATCTCCCATGATTTGAAATCATTCTACACTTTAGTGCGATATCATCATCATTTGTGGCGATAGCTCCTCCGTCGCCATATGCACCGAGGTTCTTCCCGGGATAAAAGCTGAATATTCCCCCGATTCCGAAGGTGCTTACCTTCTTCCCTTTGTATTCCGCACCATGGGACTGGGCGCAATCTTCGATAACGATTAGTTGATTTGTTTCTGCGATCATGAGGAGGGGTTCCATATCACATGGATGACCGTATAGATGAACAGCGATGATTGCCCTGGTATTTCCTGTAATTCTCTTTTTCACATCTTCAATGGAGATCGTATGGTTATCAGGGTTACAATCACAGAAGACTACTTTGTGGCCTGCGCGGGTAACTGCCTCAGCCGTCGCGATGAATGTGTTTGCAGGAACGATTATTTCTGAACCCTTGGGGATGTTAAGTGATTCGATCAGAATCTCGAGTGCATCTGTGCCGTTTCCCACTCCGATACAGTGTTTTACCTGGTGATATTGAGCAAACTCTTCCTCAAACTTGTTGACATACTTCCCCCCCACGAATGCGGAATCTCGAATAACATCGGTTATCGCACCGGATATTTCCCCTTTGATCGCCTCGTACTGCTTTCTCAGATCTAAAAACTTGATCATCTTTGAAAAATATGTCACTTATCTCGTATTTTTCTTGCGGGATTTCCGGCAAATACGCCGGGTTCAGATATATCTCTGGTAACAACGGACCCAGCACCGATCACCACCTCGTCACATATCATCACAGGTAAAATAGTTGCATTGGTTCCGATGGAAACGTTATTTCCAATAGTAGTCTTTTTCCAAAGATTACGGTTTCCTCCTGCCGGACCTCCCTCTTTGAAGGGGTCATTTATGAACATAACACCATGGGAGATGAAACAGTTCTCTCCAATTTTCACCAGCTCGCAAACAAATGAGTGGGATTGAATTTTCGTATTCTTCCCCACCACCACCCCTTTCTGGATTTCAACGAATGGACCTATAAAACAGCTATCTCCGATGGTGCATTCATAGAGGTTTACCGGCTCGATTATCACAACGTTTTTTCCAAATGAGACATCTCGTATCTGGATTTTCTTGATTACGGGTTTATTACTCATTGCCTATTCTCGCAGAATGATAAATTTTTTCTATTATCTGGACGGTTTTCAAGCCGTCAAAACCCGAAGCTTCAATCGTTCCGTTATTACCGAGCACGTCGATCACATTCTGGATGACTTTGTCATGGTTGGACATGGATCCCCTGTAAAACCCGTACTCATTTGGAGGTCTCGACTCAGGAATGTTTTTAATCTTGTATCCATCAATATTTTGATATTCGAGGACGTTCAGATACTGTCCCCCTATCTTCACTGTTCCCCTCTCACCGAAAACCGTTATTGACCCTTCCATGTTTTTCTCGTAGCTATTAACGGTGTAGTGTATAGTTCCGATAATACCCTCGAACATTTCGAGGATAATTGTTCCTGTATCCTCGAAATCAATAATGCCCTCATGAAGATAGTTCTTTGTGAAGGCATATGTCCTCTTCACATCTCCGAATAACCAGTAGAGAAGGTCGATGAAGTGACTGAACTGTGTAAAAAGAGTTCCTCCGTCTAAAGTGGTTGTTCCTTTCCACTCGGAACTGCGGTAATATTCATCATTCCTGTTCCAGAAACAGTTCACCTGTACACTGAATATCTTTCCAATAATTTTTTCGTCTATAAGTTTTTTGAGTATCTGAACGGGAGGATTGTACCTGTTCTGTTTCACCACAAATAACTTTCTGTTCGATTCCTCAGCTTCCTTTATCATCTTTTCACAATCCCTCGCGGTGAGGGCCATAGGTTTTTCACACAGCACGTGTTTTCCCGACCTCAAAGATTCTATCGTGTGCTCTGCGTGAAGTCCGTTCGGAGTGCAAACTGATATGACATCTATTTCTTTCTCACTCTTAAGCATATCCTCAAGGTGCAGGTAATATCTGCACCCGTACTCGCTTGAAAAGGTTTTCGCGGGATGTTCCCTGATGTCGCATACCGCATGTAATATTGCTAGTCTTTTTATATGCTCTGCGTGCCTCTGTCCTATCCTCCCGCATCCAACTATTCCGAATCTGACCACGAAATCCTCCCAGTGTGAATTACAAATATCTTAAGTGTATTCATATATTTCCAGGAATTCAACGTGGAAAATCGTACAAATCTCCCGTATTAGACCATTTTTCCAGATGTTTTCCTATGAGTACCAACGATAATAAATCAGATTTGCCCTCGCTTAATAATATACCCCTAACTTGGTCAAAACGGATGGTTATATTTTTAATATTTTAAGGGTAAGAGAAACAGATAAACCTTTGATCCTCCATCTAATAAATCGCTGAATCTCATCAAGAAAAAAACGAGCACCCGATGATATTTATAGGTCTTCCCCCGAAGGTTGAAATCTTTGCAACTCCAGCAGCCGTGTGT
It contains:
- a CDS encoding aminotransferase class I/II-fold pyridoxal phosphate-dependent enzyme, yielding MIKFLDLRKQYEAIKGEISGAITDVIRDSAFVGGKYVNKFEEEFAQYHQVKHCIGVGNGTDALEILIESLNIPKGSEIIVPANTFIATAEAVTRAGHKVVFCDCNPDNHTISIEDVKKRITGNTRAIIAVHLYGHPCDMEPLLMIAETNQLIVIEDCAQSHGAEYKGKKVSTFGIGGIFSFYPGKNLGAYGDGGAIATNDDDIALKCRMISNHGRLDKFAHQFEGRNSRLDGLQAAILSVKLKHLDKWIETRREIAKRYVNELSAIGDVKLPIEETWAKHVYHLFVIITQKRNMLRKYLEEKGVQTGIHYPESLPKLPAYRYCGQSHEEMWANRLDSQLMSLPIGDHLEPDDIKFITSEVAFFYEHTLDNKNQISQDGETQN
- a CDS encoding N-acetyltransferase translates to MSNKPVIKKIQIRDVSFGKNVVIIEPVNLYECTIGDSCFIGPFVEIQKGVVVGKNTKIQSHSFVCELVKIGENCFISHGVMFINDPFKEGGPAGGNRNLWKKTTIGNNVSIGTNATILPVMICDEVVIGAGSVVTRDISEPGVFAGNPARKIRDK
- a CDS encoding Gfo/Idh/MocA family oxidoreductase produces the protein MVRFGIVGCGRIGQRHAEHIKRLAILHAVCDIREHPAKTFSSEYGCRYYLHLEDMLKSEKEIDVISVCTPNGLHAEHTIESLRSGKHVLCEKPMALTARDCEKMIKEAEESNRKLFVVKQNRYNPPVQILKKLIDEKIIGKIFSVQVNCFWNRNDEYYRSSEWKGTTTLDGGTLFTQFSHFIDLLYWLFGDVKRTYAFTKNYLHEGIIDFEDTGTIILEMFEGIIGTIHYTVNSYEKNMEGSITVFGERGTVKIGGQYLNVLEYQNIDGYKIKNIPESRPPNEYGFYRGSMSNHDKVIQNVIDVLGNNGTIEASGFDGLKTVQIIEKIYHSARIGNE